One Paraburkholderia kururiensis DNA window includes the following coding sequences:
- the erpA gene encoding iron-sulfur cluster insertion protein ErpA, protein MNAVTDTPVTDMPGPFVFTDAAADKVKQLIDEEGNPELKLRVFVQGGGCSGFQYGFTFDETTNEDDTVMVKNGVQLLIDAMSYQYLVGAEIDYKDDLNGAQFVIKNPNATTTCGCGSSFSV, encoded by the coding sequence ATGAACGCTGTGACCGACACCCCCGTGACCGACATGCCGGGTCCCTTCGTCTTCACGGACGCAGCCGCTGACAAGGTCAAACAACTGATTGACGAAGAAGGTAACCCCGAGCTGAAGCTGCGCGTGTTCGTGCAAGGCGGCGGCTGCTCCGGCTTTCAATACGGCTTCACGTTCGACGAGACGACCAACGAGGACGACACCGTGATGGTGAAGAACGGCGTCCAGTTGCTGATCGACGCCATGAGCTACCAGTACCTGGTGGGCGCTGAGATCGACTACAAGGACGACCTCAACGGCGCGCAGTTCGTCATCAAGAATCCGAACGCTACGACTACCTGCGGGTGCGGATCGTCGTTCTCGGTCTGA
- a CDS encoding OsmC family protein, with amino-acid sequence MECKVSWMGEGMAFAAETGSGHLVTMDGAPEGGGRNLAPRPMEMVLLGTGGCTAYDVVMILKKSRQEVSGCSVTLKADRASEDPKVFTKIHFHFTVTGKNLNPATVERAINLSHDKYCSASIMLAKTAELTHSFDIVAV; translated from the coding sequence ATGGAATGCAAAGTAAGCTGGATGGGCGAAGGGATGGCGTTTGCCGCCGAAACCGGCAGCGGCCACCTCGTGACCATGGATGGCGCGCCCGAAGGCGGCGGTCGTAACCTGGCACCGCGTCCGATGGAAATGGTCCTGCTCGGCACGGGCGGCTGCACGGCGTACGACGTCGTGATGATCCTGAAGAAGAGCCGCCAGGAAGTGAGCGGCTGCTCCGTGACGCTGAAGGCCGACCGCGCGAGCGAAGACCCAAAGGTTTTCACGAAGATCCACTTTCACTTCACGGTGACGGGCAAGAATCTGAACCCGGCCACCGTCGAGCGGGCGATCAATCTTTCGCACGACAAGTACTGCTCGGCGTCGATCATGCTCGCGAAAACGGCCGAACTCACGCACTCGTTCGATATCGTCGCGGTCTGA
- the rplM gene encoding 50S ribosomal protein L13 has translation MKTFSAKAHEVTREWYVIDATDKVLGRVASEVARRLRGKHKPEFTPHVDTGDFIIVVNASKLKVTGNKTTDKKYYRHSGYPGGIYETTFGKMQERFPGRALEKAVKGMLPKGPLGYAMIKKLKVYAEATHPHSAQQPKALEI, from the coding sequence ATGAAGACGTTTTCCGCAAAAGCCCATGAGGTGACGCGTGAATGGTACGTGATTGACGCGACGGATAAGGTTCTCGGCCGTGTCGCCAGCGAAGTGGCACGCCGTCTGCGCGGCAAGCACAAGCCTGAGTTCACCCCGCACGTCGATACCGGCGATTTCATCATCGTCGTCAACGCGAGCAAGCTCAAGGTCACGGGCAACAAGACCACCGACAAGAAGTACTACCGTCACTCGGGCTACCCGGGCGGTATCTATGAAACGACGTTCGGCAAGATGCAGGAACGCTTCCCGGGCCGCGCGCTCGAGAAGGCAGTGAAGGGCATGCTGCCGAAGGGCCCGCTCGGCTACGCGATGATCAAGAAGCTGAAGGTCTACGCCGAAGCAACGCATCCGCACTCGGCTCAGCAGCCGAAGGCGCTCGAGATCTAA
- the rpsI gene encoding 30S ribosomal protein S9 — protein MIGNWNYGTGRRKSAVARVFIKSGKGEIVVNGKPIADYFSRETSLMIVRQPLELTNHGATFDIKVNVTGGGETGQAGAVRHGITRALIDYDATLKPALSNAGFVTRDAREVERKKVGFHKARRRKQFSKR, from the coding sequence ATGATCGGTAACTGGAACTACGGTACGGGCCGCCGCAAGAGCGCAGTCGCTCGTGTCTTCATCAAGTCGGGTAAGGGCGAAATCGTCGTCAACGGCAAGCCCATCGCCGACTACTTCTCGCGTGAAACTTCGCTGATGATCGTGCGCCAGCCGCTCGAGCTCACGAACCACGGCGCCACGTTCGACATCAAGGTGAACGTGACCGGTGGCGGCGAGACGGGTCAGGCAGGCGCCGTGCGCCACGGCATCACCCGCGCGCTGATCGACTACGACGCGACGCTGAAGCCGGCACTGTCGAACGCCGGGTTCGTCACCCGCGACGCGCGTGAAGTGGAACGTAAGAAGGTTGGTTTCCACAAGGCACGCCGCCGCAAGCAGTTCTCGAAGCGTTAA
- a CDS encoding anhydro-N-acetylmuramic acid kinase — protein MSQRDDERAARHAADGLYFGLMSGTSMDGVDGIAVQFEHGRPPVVRAEAFVGFADGLRDALFALQHPGENEIEREALAANALAARYAVCCHELLRAGNLSPGQVRAIGVHGQTVRHRPEVGFTRQTNNPALLAEMTHIDVVADFRSRDVAAGGQGAPLVPAFHATVFGSRSETRVVCNLGGISNITILDASGSVRGFDCGPANALLDLWASRHIGKPYDEGGHFAASGQIHQPLLNALLDEPFFEQKPPKSTGRDLFNAAWLDGKLRGYETIPPEDVQATLAALTAVTVAREIERHASDCRAVYVCGGGARNPGLLQALQDALQASGVAGVPVMTTEALGVPPHQVEPLAFAWLAMRCITREPGNLPAVTGAEGERVLGAIYPH, from the coding sequence GTGTCCCAGCGCGACGATGAACGAGCGGCACGGCACGCCGCCGACGGCCTGTATTTCGGCTTGATGTCCGGCACGAGCATGGACGGCGTGGACGGCATCGCGGTCCAGTTCGAGCATGGCAGGCCGCCGGTGGTCCGGGCGGAGGCTTTCGTGGGCTTCGCGGACGGCCTGCGCGACGCCCTCTTCGCGCTCCAGCATCCCGGCGAGAACGAGATCGAACGCGAGGCCCTGGCGGCCAATGCGCTCGCGGCACGCTACGCGGTCTGCTGCCACGAACTGCTGCGTGCCGGCAATCTGTCGCCCGGCCAGGTGCGTGCCATCGGCGTGCACGGACAAACGGTGCGTCACCGTCCCGAAGTCGGCTTCACTCGGCAGACCAACAATCCGGCGCTGCTCGCCGAGATGACCCATATCGACGTCGTCGCCGACTTCCGCAGCCGCGACGTGGCGGCAGGCGGCCAGGGCGCGCCGCTCGTTCCCGCGTTCCACGCCACGGTATTCGGCTCGCGAAGCGAAACGCGCGTGGTGTGCAACCTGGGCGGTATCAGCAACATCACGATTCTCGATGCGTCCGGCTCCGTACGCGGCTTCGACTGCGGTCCGGCCAATGCGCTGCTCGATCTGTGGGCCAGCCGGCACATCGGCAAACCGTACGACGAAGGCGGCCACTTCGCCGCGAGCGGCCAGATTCACCAGCCGCTGCTCAACGCGCTGCTCGACGAACCGTTCTTCGAGCAGAAGCCGCCCAAGAGCACGGGGCGCGACCTTTTCAACGCAGCGTGGCTCGATGGCAAGCTGCGCGGCTACGAAACCATACCGCCCGAGGACGTGCAGGCTACGCTGGCGGCGCTTACGGCTGTGACCGTGGCTCGCGAGATCGAGCGCCACGCCTCGGACTGCCGCGCCGTGTACGTCTGCGGCGGCGGGGCGCGCAATCCCGGCCTGTTGCAGGCGCTGCAGGACGCGCTCCAGGCAAGCGGCGTGGCGGGCGTGCCGGTGATGACTACCGAGGCGCTCGGCGTGCCGCCGCATCAGGTGGAGCCGCTCGCTTTCGCCTGGCTCGCCATGCGTTGTATCACGCGCGAGCCGGGGAATCTGCCGGCGGTGACGGGCGCAGAAGGGGAACGGGTGCTTGGTGCGATCTATCCGCACTGA